The window AACCGGCGCCGCCAACCAGAACCTTCTGTGTTCGCCCCGCGTCTACTATGCCATGGCCCGGGACGGCGTCTTTTTCAAGAGCGCCTCAGCCGTTCATTCCCGTTTCCGAACGCCCCATATTTCGATCCTGGCCATCGGGGCCTGGAGCCTGATCCTCAGCCTCTCGGGCACGTTCCAGCAGCTTTTCACCTATGTCATTTTCGGCCAATGGCTGTTTTTCGGATTAACGGTATCGGCGGTCTTCGTCCTGCGCCGCAAGAGGCCGGACCTTCCCCGGCCCTATCGAACCTGGGGCTATCCCGTGACGCCCGTCATCTTTATCCTGTCGGCGGTTTTCATCTCGGTCAATGCGCTCGTCAACGAATTTTGGAATGCCGTCGTCGGCCTGGGCATCATCCTTCTCGGACTTCCGTTTTATGTGATTTGGAAAAAAAGCGCCTCGGCGCGGAAATCCGAAAACAGAGCTTCAGGAACCGGCGTCTGATCGGGAGGGACGGGTCGGCCGTTCTTGCATCCGGATCAGAAGCCGCGAGGGCGTGATCCGGCGAGATACGATGACGGATCGAAATTTATCTCGGAGCATGAATATGGCTTACAACATAATGAATGGGAACTTGATCATCAGCCTGGAACCCGGCGAAAAGATACTTGAAAGCCTGGAAGCGATCTGCGAAAGGGAAAATATCCGGGCCGCATGGCTGAATGGAATCGGATTGTGCCGCGATCCTGAGATCGGGTTTTTCGACGCCGGAACAGGTGCCTATGTTTTCAAGCGTTTTGAAGGAGATTTCGAAATCGCCGCTCTGACGGGAAATATCGCGCTTTTCGAAAGCCGGCCTTTCATCCATGCCCACGTCGTCCTGGGCGACCGGGACATGAAGACGCTGTCCGGCCACCTGCGCGAGGCTGTGGTTTCGGCCGCCTGCGAGATCGTCATCACTCCGCTTCCAGGCGTTCTGGAGCGCGTCGCGGATCCGGGTTCCCCCCTCAAAAAACTCCGTCTCTAAGCGCCGAAGCCGGCAATGAATAAACCCGGCATTTTTCTCTATAAAGAGAGGGGTATCCCGGGCTATAGACGAGTCGAGGTTGCCGTACATGCTGCGCCGGCTTCCGCTTTTCGGGCTCGGGTGGATCCCTTCACAAGACGTGTCCGGGCCCCGGCGAGTCCCGTCCACTCCGGTTCCGGGTCTCGCTCTCCTCAGCCTCCGGCTTCGGATCCGTGCCCGCTCGACCCTCCAACGGCTTGTTCCGGGATTCCCCCCTGCGCCCCGCGGATGCCTCCTTGCGGGAAGATAAAGGTGCTCCGCAGTCGGAATGGTGAGATCGGCTCGCCCGAAGGGGGAAAGCGCCGAAATAAGAAGAAAAGAAAATAAATTCGGCGCTTTTCTCTATAGCCCGGGATAGGGCTCCCCCGGGGTGGGGGAGCTGGATTGGAGGATGAAACGGGATAACGTCAGCGGGAGGGAAGGAGGGACCCGTCCCGCACGACGATTTGGCCGTTTTTGATGACGTGGCGGACCGGATTCGTCCCGACCTCGTAGGCGAGAGAAACGTGATCGCGGCCGCGGCAGAGAAGAATGTCCGCCTTTTTTCCGGCTTCGAGGGTTCCGACCTCGCTTTCCCGGCCGACGGCGTAGGCGGCGTTCGCCGTGCAGGCGTTCAGGGCTTCCTCGACGCTCATGCCGAGCGTGAAGACGCCGAGTTGAAGGACAAAAGCCATGGAGCTGACCATGGAACTTCCCGGGTTGAAATCCGAGGCCAGGACGACGACGGCTCCGGCCTCGATGAGGCGGCGGGCCGGCGCGCGCTTGTCCATGCGGAGGAAAAAGGAAACTCCCGGAAGAAGGACGGCGGCCGTCCGGCTCCCGGCCAGGGCGGCGATGCCTTCAGGCGTGACGGCGATCAGGTGTTCGGCTGAACGCGCTCCGGCCTCGGCGGACAGTTCCGTCGCGCCGAGTGGGACGAACTCGTCGGAGTGGATCTTGATGCCCAATCCCGCCCGCCCGGCGGCCTCGACGAGAGTCCGCGTCTCCTCCAGAGTGAAGACACCCTCTTCGCAGAAGATGTCGAAAAATTCCGCCAGGCCGCGGCGTTTGACTTCGGGAAGGACGATTCCGACGAGAAAGTCGATGTATTCCCCCCGTTTTTCCTTGAATTCGGGCGGAATGTCATGGGCGCCCATGAAAGTCGGCACGATGTCCACAGGATGAGTCCGATCGAGTTCGCGGAGCACCTCGAGCTGCTTGATTTCGTCCTCGAAGTTGAGCCCGTAACCGCTCTTGGCTTCGACCGTGGTCGTTCCGGAGAGCAGCATACGGTCGAGTCTCTCCCCGCAGAGAGCGAGGAGTTTGTCCCGGGAGATGTCTCTCGTGGCTTTGACCGTTGTCCGGATGCCCATGCCCCGGGCCGCCAATTCCTGATAGGTCGCGCCTGCCAGCCTCAGCCGGAACTCGTCCTGCCGGTCTCCGCCGAAAGGAAGATGGGTATGGGCGTCGACGAAACCCGGAAGAGCGACAAGGCCCCGGCCGTCGATGCGCACGGCGCCGGTTTCGATACGAAACTGTTTTTCAAGCCCGTCTTCGGGACCGGCGTAAACGATACGGCCCTTTGCGGAGGCGACGCAGCCGTTTTCGACGAGACCGACATCGCCCAGATCCCGGCCCCTTTTCGGAAGCGGCCCCCGGCAGGTCGCGACCGCCCGGCAGCCGGATATGACCAGATCAACTGACATCATGAGCGTTTTTCTTGAGTCCGGTGTGGCGCGTCTTGCGGATAAAGGTCGGCGTTTCGAAGGAGCGCCATTTGTCGTCTCCGTCCCGGGGCATGAGGCGCGGCTGAGGGTTCTTGGACTCGAACTCGTAAGGCGGCGTCTGGGCGAAAATCGGGAAGGGGTCCGGGGTCTTTTCGATGACCAAACCTTCCTCGTATGCATCCTCGGCTTCTTCCCTGTCTTCGAAACCTGTGGCGATGACGGTGACTTTGACCATTTCCTTGAGCGAGGGATCGATGACGGTTCCGAAAATGATGTTGGCGTCGGGGTGAGACAGAGTGTGGATCAGCTCCGAAGCCTTGGAGACTTCGTGGAGCGTCATGTCCTTTCCGCCCGTGATGTTGATGAGAACGCCCCGGGCGCCTTCGATGGACGTATCGACGAGAAGCGGGCTGGAAATGGCTTTCCGGGCCGCATCGACGGCCCTGTTCTCTCCCGAGGCTATGCCCGTGCCCATGAAGGCCATGCCCATGCCCTTCATGATGGACTTGACGTCGGCGAAATCGAGGTTGATCAGCCCGGGCTTGGTGATGAGGTCGGAAATGCCCTGAACCGCCTGGCGGAGGACATCATCGGCCATGGTGAAGGCGTCCTGCATCGACATGTCGAGACTGACGGACTGGAGAAGACGTTCGTTGGGGATGGCGATAACGGTGTCCACGACCCCTTTGAGCTCTTTCAGGCCCTCTCCGGCCTGTTTCATTCTGACCTTGCCCTCGAAATCGAAAGGCAGCGTGACAATGGCGATGACCAGGACGTCGAGTTGGGAGGCCAGGTTGGCCATGATGGGCGTCGCTCCCGTCCCCGTCCCGCCCCCCAGGCCGGCCGTGAGGAAGACCATATCCGAACCCTGCAGGATCTCGACGAGCGGCTCCGTATCTTCCAGAGCGGCCTGTTTCCCGATGTCGGCCCGGCCGCCCGAGCCCAGACCTTTTGTGAGTTTGCCCCCGATGGGAAGTTTCATCCCCGCCCGGCTGGTGTTCAAAGCCTGGAGATCGGTGTTGACGGCGATGAACTCCACGCCCTGAATGCCGGATTCGATCATCCGGTTGACGGCGTTGCCTCCGCCTCCCCCGATGCCGATGACGCGGATCTTCGCGCCTTCATACTCCTCGATGAGATGGAATTTCAGCTTGCCGTTGGTTTCATTTCTCATGTCGTCCCTCCTATCCGTCCTTGAACCAGTCCTTGATTCTGGTCCAGGCGCTTCGTTTTCTATCTCTCGACAATCCTTTTTCCTGCCATTTCGCAAACCCGTGAAGGATCAACCCGACCGCCGTCGCGTAGTCCGGCGTGGAAACGCGGTCGACAAGCCCGCCGACGCCGGCCGGATCGCCCCGGCGCACCGGAAGGTCGAAGACCTCCTCGGCGACTTCCTCGAGACCTTCGAGGAGAGCCGTGCCGCCGGTCAGGACGATTCCGGAATTGAGGGATTTCTCGTATCCCATGCGCTTGATGTCGCCGTCCACCAGGCGGAAGATCTCCTCGGCCCGGGGTTGAATGATGTCGGCCAGGATCTGGCGCGACAGCACCCGGGGTTTGCGGCCCTTTCCGACCGAAGGCACCTCGATGGTTTCCTGCTCTTCGATGACGGGACCGGCGATGCAACCGTATTTCTTCTTGATTTTTTCGGCCTCGGGAATGGGGGTCCGCAGGCCGACCGCGATGTCGTTGGTGAAGTTGTCGCCGCCGATGGGGATGGTCGATGTGTACCACAAGCTGCCCCGCTCGAAAATGGCCACTTCCGTGGTCCCCGCGCCGATGTCGATCTGCCCGACGCCGAGCTCCCGCTCATCGGTCGTGAGCACGGCCTGGTTCGTGGCGATCTGGTTGAGGACGATTTCCTCGATGACGATCCCGGCCCGGTCGATGCAGGTCTTGAGGTTTTGAAGCGAAGTGATGGACGAAGTGACGATGTGCACATTGACTTCGAGCTTGACGCCGCTCATGCCGTGAGGATCGCGGATGCCGTCCTGCTCGTCGACGACGAACTCCTGAGGGATGATGTGAATGATCTCCCGGTCCGGGGGAATGGAAAGCGCCTTGGACTGGTCGATGACCCGGCGGACGTCCTCGCGGCTGATGACCCGGTTTTTCCCGGATACGGCGACGACGCCGCGGCTGTTGAAGCTCTTGATATGAGCGCCGGAGATGCCGATGAAGGCGGCGCCGATTTCGACGCCGGACATCAGTTCCGCCTCTTCCTGGGCCCGCTTGATGGCGGCCGTGGTGGCTTCGAGGTTGACCACGACGCCCTTCCGGAGGCCGCGGGAGTCGGCGGTTCCGATACCGATGATTTCCAGTTTGCGCTCCTCCGTGATTTCTCCGATGACGGCCACGACTTTGCGTGTTCCGATGTCGAAGCCGACGATATAGCTGCTTTTGGGCATTAGTCCGCCTCCTTGGTGAACTGAGGCCTCCGGGCCTCTCCGGCCGGTCTCCCGGGCCCGGCGGGTTTGAGCACGGCCCGGCCCGCGAACCTCAAGTCGACGCTCTCCAGGGGTCCGAACCGCGCTTCCCAATCCGGCCGGCGCTCCCGGAAAACGTTCAATCCTTCCAACGCATCCGCGGCGGCGACCTTGATCAGGACGGGATCGTTTCGAAGTTTTATGGAAAGCCCTCCGGAGTCCGTGAGATCCAGGGATTCCACGTCTCTTTTTTCGGTCTCCGGCAGGGCGTCCAGAAATGACCAGGCCGTTTTCAATTTCTCGTCGAGACCGAATTGAAATCCGTCCCGATCCGTGAGCAGGGGAAGATCTTCGCCGGTCTCCGTTTCGGGCTTGCCGAGATCGACGCCATCCCGATCGATCAGACGCGGAGCGCTTCTGGAAATCCGGGCGGCGGGCCGGCGTTCCGCGACGTCCACAACCAGGGTCGAGGGAAAAACTCTCGAAACCCGGACATCGCGGACCCAGGTCAAACTCCGGATGTCCTCCTCAATTCCCCGGACATCGCAGAACAAAATATTTCCCAGGGGCCTGAGGCGCAAATCCTGAGCAATCTCGCGGCTCAGGGACGGATGAGGGCAGGCGACCTTGACGTCGGTGATTTTGAGATGATCCCACGTCAGGAGATAGATCCAGGCTTCATGGAGAACCGCGAACAGCGCCACTTGAAGAAGAAGAAGAGAGAGAACGTGTCCGTATTTCAACGCGAAATGCCGGCGCACTTTCCGGGCCCGGGATTCCGAGACTCCGCGTTGAAAGGCCAAGGCCGATACCGACATGTTCAGGTCCTGTCCTCCAGTTTCTTGATCAGAGCCGGGATGATGCGGTTGATGGGACCCGCTCCCATGACAAAGATCATATCGTCCGCTTCGGCGAGTGATGCGGCCAGCGAGGGAACGGCCTCCATTTTCGGTTCAAAACGGACGTTTTTGTGGCCGAAATGCCGGATTTCATCGAAGAGGGCTTGGCCCGTGACGCCAGGCAGGGGGTTCTCTCCGGCCGGATAAACCTCGGTCACGATCAGGATATCGGCCTGATTGAACGAAGTCGCGAACTCCTTCATCAGGTGGGACAGCCGGGAATAACGGTGGGGCTGAAAAACGGCCATGATGCGGCGTCTCCATCCCTGACGGGCGGCGTCGAGAGTCGCCCGGATTTCGGTCGGGTGATGGGCGTAATCCTCAATGACCATGATGCCGCCGACATCGGCCCGAAGTTCGAACCGGCGTCCCGTTCCGGTATATCCCTGAAGCGCGGCCAGGATGGTATCCACGGGGATGTCGAGATCCAGCCCGACGGCCACGGCCGCCATGGCGTTCAGGATGTTGTGTTTTCCGGGGACCTGGAGGTGCAGCTCGCCGAGTTCGCGGCCGCGATGAAAAAGGCGGCTGTGGCTCGAAAAGTCCTTGAATCGGAAATCCCTGGCGAAAATATCCGCCTGGGCGGAAAATCCGTAGGTGATGATTTTCCGGTCGATCAGCGGGAGGATGCTCTGGAGATTGGGGTCGTCGAGACAAAGGATGACCGGGCCGTAAAACGGGACCTTGTTGGCGAAATTGACGAACGTGCTTTTAATCTCTTCCAGAGAATCGTACTGGTCGAGATGCTCGTTGTCGATATTGGTCAAAATGGCGATGAACGGGGAAAGAAAAAGAAAGGAGCGGTCGCTTTCATCCGCCTCCGCGACGATGAAATCTCCGGTGCCCAATCGGGCGTTGGCTCCGAGGGTGTTCAGCCGGCCCCCGACAATGACCGTGGGATCGTAGCCCGCGGCGTCGAGAACGACGGCCGTCATCGAGGTCGTGGAGGTCTTGCCGTGGGATCCGGCCACGGCGACACCGTACTTCATCCGCATGAGTTCGGCCAGCATCTCCGCCCGCGGAATGACCGGAATGAGGCGGGTTCTGGCCTCCACCACCTCGACATTGGTCTCCCGAACCGCCGAAGAGATGACGACGACGTCGGCGTTGCGGACGTTTTCCGCCGCGTGGCCCACGGCGACTTCGGCGCCGAGCTTCCGGAGCCGCTGGAGAACGTCGCTGTCCTGGACGTCGGATCCGGAAACCTCGTATTCGAGGTTGAGAAGAACCTCGGCGATTCCGCACATTCCCGTCCCCCCGATTCCGACCATGTGGATGCGCCGGAGTTTGCGGTAGCCTTTCTTGGTCATCGTTCCCCTCCCGGTGGGTCTTGATCGATCAGCTTCAGACAGAGTTCGGCAATATGCCCAGCGGCGTCCACTCGGCGCAAACTCTCCAGACTCATCTGCATGGCCGCCAATTTTGCCCGGTCTTCCAGCAGATCCAGGATTTTCCCGGCCAGCGCTTCCGGAGTCGCATCCTTTTCCAGAAGGACTTCGGCGCCCCCCGCCTTTTCCAGAACCCGGGCGTTGTGTTCCTGATGGTTTTCGGCCGCTCCGGCGAAGGGAACCAAAATGGAGGGTTTCCGGGCGGCGATAAGTTCGGCCACGGATGTGGCTCCGGCCCGGCAGACGATGCAATCCGCCTCATCGAAAGCTGCGGGCATGTCCCAGAGATATGCCTCAGTGCGGGCGCTCTCGAACCCCTGTTCGGTGTAGGCGGCGCGGGTCGCG of the Acidobacteriota bacterium genome contains:
- a CDS encoding PPC domain-containing DNA-binding protein; the encoded protein is MAYNIMNGNLIISLEPGEKILESLEAICERENIRAAWLNGIGLCRDPEIGFFDAGTGAYVFKRFEGDFEIAALTGNIALFESRPFIHAHVVLGDRDMKTLSGHLREAVVSAACEIVITPLPGVLERVADPGSPLKKLRL
- the hutI gene encoding imidazolonepropionase, translated to MMSVDLVISGCRAVATCRGPLPKRGRDLGDVGLVENGCVASAKGRIVYAGPEDGLEKQFRIETGAVRIDGRGLVALPGFVDAHTHLPFGGDRQDEFRLRLAGATYQELAARGMGIRTTVKATRDISRDKLLALCGERLDRMLLSGTTTVEAKSGYGLNFEDEIKQLEVLRELDRTHPVDIVPTFMGAHDIPPEFKEKRGEYIDFLVGIVLPEVKRRGLAEFFDIFCEEGVFTLEETRTLVEAAGRAGLGIKIHSDEFVPLGATELSAEAGARSAEHLIAVTPEGIAALAGSRTAAVLLPGVSFFLRMDKRAPARRLIEAGAVVVLASDFNPGSSMVSSMAFVLQLGVFTLGMSVEEALNACTANAAYAVGRESEVGTLEAGKKADILLCRGRDHVSLAYEVGTNPVRHVIKNGQIVVRDGSLLPSR
- the ftsZ gene encoding cell division protein FtsZ, with the protein product MRNETNGKLKFHLIEEYEGAKIRVIGIGGGGGNAVNRMIESGIQGVEFIAVNTDLQALNTSRAGMKLPIGGKLTKGLGSGGRADIGKQAALEDTEPLVEILQGSDMVFLTAGLGGGTGTGATPIMANLASQLDVLVIAIVTLPFDFEGKVRMKQAGEGLKELKGVVDTVIAIPNERLLQSVSLDMSMQDAFTMADDVLRQAVQGISDLITKPGLINLDFADVKSIMKGMGMAFMGTGIASGENRAVDAARKAISSPLLVDTSIEGARGVLINITGGKDMTLHEVSKASELIHTLSHPDANIIFGTVIDPSLKEMVKVTVIATGFEDREEAEDAYEEGLVIEKTPDPFPIFAQTPPYEFESKNPQPRLMPRDGDDKWRSFETPTFIRKTRHTGLKKNAHDVS
- the ftsA gene encoding cell division protein FtsA → MPKSSYIVGFDIGTRKVVAVIGEITEERKLEIIGIGTADSRGLRKGVVVNLEATTAAIKRAQEEAELMSGVEIGAAFIGISGAHIKSFNSRGVVAVSGKNRVISREDVRRVIDQSKALSIPPDREIIHIIPQEFVVDEQDGIRDPHGMSGVKLEVNVHIVTSSITSLQNLKTCIDRAGIVIEEIVLNQIATNQAVLTTDERELGVGQIDIGAGTTEVAIFERGSLWYTSTIPIGGDNFTNDIAVGLRTPIPEAEKIKKKYGCIAGPVIEEQETIEVPSVGKGRKPRVLSRQILADIIQPRAEEIFRLVDGDIKRMGYEKSLNSGIVLTGGTALLEGLEEVAEEVFDLPVRRGDPAGVGGLVDRVSTPDYATAVGLILHGFAKWQEKGLSRDRKRSAWTRIKDWFKDG
- a CDS encoding FtsQ-type POTRA domain-containing protein encodes the protein MSVSALAFQRGVSESRARKVRRHFALKYGHVLSLLLLQVALFAVLHEAWIYLLTWDHLKITDVKVACPHPSLSREIAQDLRLRPLGNILFCDVRGIEEDIRSLTWVRDVRVSRVFPSTLVVDVAERRPAARISRSAPRLIDRDGVDLGKPETETGEDLPLLTDRDGFQFGLDEKLKTAWSFLDALPETEKRDVESLDLTDSGGLSIKLRNDPVLIKVAAADALEGLNVFRERRPDWEARFGPLESVDLRFAGRAVLKPAGPGRPAGEARRPQFTKEAD
- the murC gene encoding UDP-N-acetylmuramate--L-alanine ligase, whose product is MTKKGYRKLRRIHMVGIGGTGMCGIAEVLLNLEYEVSGSDVQDSDVLQRLRKLGAEVAVGHAAENVRNADVVVISSAVRETNVEVVEARTRLIPVIPRAEMLAELMRMKYGVAVAGSHGKTSTTSMTAVVLDAAGYDPTVIVGGRLNTLGANARLGTGDFIVAEADESDRSFLFLSPFIAILTNIDNEHLDQYDSLEEIKSTFVNFANKVPFYGPVILCLDDPNLQSILPLIDRKIITYGFSAQADIFARDFRFKDFSSHSRLFHRGRELGELHLQVPGKHNILNAMAAVAVGLDLDIPVDTILAALQGYTGTGRRFELRADVGGIMVIEDYAHHPTEIRATLDAARQGWRRRIMAVFQPHRYSRLSHLMKEFATSFNQADILIVTEVYPAGENPLPGVTGQALFDEIRHFGHKNVRFEPKMEAVPSLAASLAEADDMIFVMGAGPINRIIPALIKKLEDRT